One Marinobacter sp. es.048 genomic window, CTCCTGATAGGGGGCCCTGATCCCAAATCAACGCGGAAATGGACTAAAGGGCATTCAGATACCTGTGAACTGCCGCTTCAGGGTCCTCCTCTTCGGTAGTGACACTATCAATACCTTTTTCTTGGAGCCGCTTTGCCAACCCCAAGCCCATCCCCCTGGTAATCAGAACGTCAACGTCATCCAACGGATGAGGCGAATGAGACGAACTTTCACGGAATGATTGTTCCTTGGGGAGTTCAAGGAGCTTTTTCTCGATCACCTGCCCTTCTTGAATGTGGAATATAAAGAGCTTTCTGCATCGCCCGGCATGCTGCGTGACAGTTTTTCGATTCTGGCTTGTTACGGCTATTTTCATCAGATCCTCACCAGTTGGATGTCGATCAATCAATAGCGATCGACAGAATCCATAACCCTATCGCTCACAAATGGCCTGTTCAGCGGCAAAGTCACTTTGATTCGCCGCCCCCGCCCCTCGCTGAAAAATAATACGTTAAATCAGTGCATTAATGAGCAATCGCTCAACTCTATAGGATCAATTAATATTGATATACTTTTTGGTCCTATCGTTATAACCATTAATTTGTTACCTTTTGCTTCACGGTTCAACAAGCCCCTTAGTGGAGGTCAAGACCATGAAGCACCCCTTAGTCACGCATTTCTTCGACGAACCAACCAACACGTTCAGTTACATCGTTCAGGATCCGGACAGTTCGGCCTGCGCCATCATCGATTCCGTTCTGGATTTCGACTACGCCGCCGGGCGAACCGATGTCCGCTCCGCTGACGAGATTATTGAATATGTCAGGCACAACCATCTGACTGTTGAATGGATTCTAGAAACCCATGTGCACGCCGACCACCTCTCAGCAGCGCCCTATCTGCACGAACAGCTTGGTGGCAAAACAGGCATCGGCGAGAAGATCGTCGAGGTCCAGGAAGTCTTCGGTAAAGCTTTCAATGCCGGAACGGAGTTCGCCCGCGACGGGAGTCAGTTTG contains:
- a CDS encoding NifB/NifX family molybdenum-iron cluster-binding protein is translated as MKIAVTSQNRKTVTQHAGRCRKLFIFHIQEGQVIEKKLLELPKEQSFRESSSHSPHPLDDVDVLITRGMGLGLAKRLQEKGIDSVTTEEEDPEAAVHRYLNAL